The Catenuloplanes niger genome includes a window with the following:
- a CDS encoding phosphoadenylyl-sulfate reductase, translated as MSALVAPVAPEPAPAEEARRTPEELKAIAAEGNRLLEGAPAEEIARWAAETFGDRFCVTSSMADAVLAHIVSRVNPGVDVVFLDTGLHFPETLKVRDIVAATLPVNVRSVRPRLTVGQQDGEYGPRLFNRAPDECCFIRKVEPLNRALAGYDAWAAGLRRDESPTRANTPIVGFDPKKGKVKVNPIATWSQADVDRYIARWNVPVNELFRKGYTSIGCWPCTRRTKAGEDPRAGRWAMFEKTECGLHL; from the coding sequence ATGTCGGCGCTGGTCGCGCCGGTCGCTCCGGAACCCGCGCCGGCCGAGGAGGCACGGCGCACCCCGGAGGAGCTCAAGGCGATCGCGGCCGAGGGCAACAGGCTGCTGGAGGGCGCGCCGGCCGAGGAGATCGCGCGCTGGGCCGCCGAGACGTTCGGTGACCGGTTCTGCGTCACCAGCTCGATGGCGGACGCGGTCCTCGCGCACATCGTGTCCCGCGTGAACCCCGGCGTCGACGTCGTCTTCCTCGACACCGGCCTGCACTTCCCGGAGACGCTCAAGGTGCGCGACATCGTGGCCGCGACGCTGCCGGTGAACGTGCGCTCGGTCCGCCCCCGGCTCACGGTCGGCCAGCAGGACGGCGAGTACGGCCCGCGGCTGTTCAACCGCGCGCCGGACGAGTGCTGCTTCATCCGCAAGGTCGAACCGCTCAACCGCGCGCTCGCCGGCTACGACGCGTGGGCGGCCGGGCTGCGCCGCGACGAGTCGCCGACCCGGGCGAACACGCCGATCGTCGGCTTCGACCCGAAGAAGGGCAAGGTGAAGGTCAACCCGATCGCCACCTGGTCCCAGGCGGACGTCGACCGGTACATCGCGCGCTGGAACGTGCCGGTCAACGAGCTGTTCCGCAAGGGCTACACGTCGATCGGGTGCTGGCCGTGCACCCGGCGCACCAAGGCGGGCGAGGACCCGCGCGCCGGCCGCTGGGCGATGTTCGAGAAGACCGAATGCGGACTCCACCTCTGA